In Bradyrhizobium sp. 1(2017), one DNA window encodes the following:
- a CDS encoding DUF262 domain-containing protein: METQVRTPQMVFMQPQRLIVPLFQRPYVWNEETQWEPLWEDVRRVAERVIAEPNGKHQPHFLGAVVLQQMPNQSGLMQQRTIIDGQQRLTTLQLLLDALSAQLTEVNALACAARIEPLVTNAEPFCSKAEDRFKVWPTNRDRPAFNEVMAASAPVDHASLRYRNERMVQAHRYFSEQVREWLNAGGSDLVQIRATSIERAARELVQLVVIDLSVDENAQEIFETLNARGAQLTAADLIKNFIFQRLLESGADVEDSYEKYWKDFETGFWEVEISVGRFRHPRSSVFLNHWLIAQTGEEVVAREVFDRFKRFADHDAGLPMERLLKQIHAAAGRGF; the protein is encoded by the coding sequence ATGGAGACGCAGGTTCGTACGCCGCAAATGGTGTTCATGCAGCCGCAAAGGCTGATTGTTCCCCTGTTTCAAAGACCATACGTTTGGAATGAGGAGACTCAGTGGGAGCCGCTGTGGGAGGACGTCAGACGCGTCGCCGAGCGGGTGATTGCCGAGCCCAACGGCAAACACCAACCACATTTCCTTGGCGCTGTGGTGCTGCAACAGATGCCGAACCAGTCTGGTTTGATGCAGCAACGGACCATCATCGACGGGCAACAACGGCTCACCACTCTTCAGCTCTTGCTCGATGCACTGAGCGCCCAGCTAACTGAGGTCAATGCATTGGCTTGCGCGGCACGTATCGAGCCGCTGGTCACCAATGCCGAGCCGTTCTGCTCAAAGGCGGAAGATCGATTTAAAGTCTGGCCCACCAATCGAGATCGGCCCGCCTTCAACGAGGTGATGGCTGCCAGCGCCCCCGTCGACCATGCTTCACTCAGATATCGCAATGAGCGGATGGTGCAGGCTCATCGCTATTTCAGCGAACAAGTTCGCGAATGGCTCAATGCGGGCGGCTCGGATTTGGTGCAAATCCGGGCAACGTCAATCGAACGCGCCGCGCGTGAATTGGTCCAGTTGGTGGTTATCGACCTCTCTGTCGACGAAAACGCCCAAGAAATTTTTGAAACGCTGAACGCGCGTGGCGCACAACTAACCGCAGCGGACTTGATCAAGAACTTTATCTTCCAACGCCTTTTGGAATCCGGAGCAGACGTCGAAGATTCCTACGAAAAGTACTGGAAGGACTTCGAGACGGGATTCTGGGAGGTCGAAATCAGCGTCGGCCGTTTCCGGCACCCGCGATCGTCGGTGTTCTTAAATCATTGGCTCATAGCACAAACCGGCGAAGAGGTTGTTGCGAGGGAGGTGTTCGATCGATTCAAGCGCTTCGCCGACCACGATGCAGGTTTGCCAATGGAACGCCTACTGAAGCAAATTCACGCTGCGGCTGGCCGTGGATTCTGA
- a CDS encoding M48 family metallopeptidase has translation MTKIDYQIVRSPRRKKLTISVERDRAVIVHAPQNVSEESLHQAVNSKRQWILKKLQHPQKYQSRAHPPGKEVVNGESAPYLGREYQIEIAETASGNIEFAHRFIVPPARLARRRRVLRDWYIARAKENILARVEGHARALGVAFVAAKIVNNRYRWGSCTVNDNVNFNWRLIKAPVFVIDYVVVHELAHLIEANHSSRFWSIIRTQLPSMEKARAWLKEHGQVLEEEV, from the coding sequence ATGACGAAGATTGATTACCAGATTGTACGCTCACCAAGGCGAAAGAAGCTGACCATATCGGTTGAGCGGGACCGGGCCGTTATCGTTCACGCACCGCAAAATGTGTCTGAAGAGAGCTTGCATCAGGCGGTGAATTCTAAGCGGCAGTGGATTCTCAAGAAGCTACAGCACCCGCAAAAGTATCAAAGCCGAGCGCATCCTCCCGGTAAAGAAGTTGTCAATGGAGAGTCTGCGCCTTACCTCGGGCGCGAATATCAAATCGAAATTGCGGAGACCGCCAGTGGAAACATCGAATTTGCGCATCGATTTATAGTTCCGCCCGCGCGGCTTGCGAGGCGGCGCAGGGTCCTGCGCGATTGGTATATCGCGCGGGCGAAAGAGAACATTCTCGCGCGCGTTGAAGGTCATGCGCGTGCGCTCGGCGTTGCTTTTGTCGCTGCAAAGATTGTGAACAATCGCTACCGTTGGGGCTCCTGCACGGTGAATGACAACGTCAATTTCAATTGGCGTCTCATCAAGGCGCCGGTGTTTGTAATCGACTATGTTGTCGTCCACGAGCTTGCGCACCTAATCGAGGCCAACCATTCGTCGCGGTTTTGGTCGATAATCCGCACGCAGCTACCGTCAATGGAAAAGGCGAGAGCATGGTTGAAAGAACACGGTCAGGTGCTTGAAGAAGAGGTGTGA
- a CDS encoding OpgC domain-containing protein encodes MVMTRSRSETVVFKHPFRIASAERLLPAGSYEVITEEESTEGLSFPSFRPVATMMKVPAPPPRGASVEMVTISSVDLSDAREPMRWREAPVDLGKHRDSAAPNTDFRPTPAEIGPSAEVLLGRLLHLERELLATPAKPRTSVLPELKMPGRDLRIDACRGIALWCIFLNHIPNNIGSWLTLRNYGFSDSAEVFMFASGVTCAIAYGKAHERGGWMGVLGRTLQRSWDIYAAFLLLILACAVVVYLAGGGGLADETNTRILLEHPGATLAQAAILQYRPVNTDVLPLFVIFHLLFAPLLWLMLRVPNVALGASLLLYASVHLFGWTVPAWPNNDWFFNPLAWQLLVVLGAWCVTEGKKFWPRLSSRLALGLAVLYLGFSLTIALGWSIRPPEVLVPQILTKLPYLAGKSDLDPLRLLHFIALAILVVWLVPRNWRGLSTPAMRGAIRCGENPLAIYCLGVLLALAGHIALVKISDELAMQIALSFVGILVMIATATLLSSIRTKPRQRQPLMTSDFIAEDARRNASPVRPTNR; translated from the coding sequence ATGGTGATGACCCGATCGCGAAGCGAAACGGTAGTGTTCAAACACCCATTCCGGATCGCAAGCGCTGAACGACTATTACCTGCCGGCTCATATGAGGTTATCACCGAAGAAGAGTCGACCGAAGGCTTGTCATTTCCGTCTTTTCGGCCCGTCGCCACCATGATGAAGGTGCCTGCGCCGCCACCCCGTGGCGCTTCAGTCGAGATGGTGACGATCAGTTCGGTCGATCTTTCGGATGCCCGGGAGCCGATGCGATGGCGTGAAGCGCCTGTCGACCTCGGCAAGCATCGCGATAGCGCCGCGCCGAACACGGACTTTCGCCCAACGCCGGCGGAGATTGGACCCAGTGCCGAGGTGTTGCTCGGTCGGCTTCTGCACCTCGAACGTGAGTTGCTCGCGACACCCGCGAAGCCAAGGACGAGCGTGCTTCCGGAGCTAAAAATGCCCGGCCGCGACCTACGAATCGATGCTTGCCGCGGCATCGCGCTCTGGTGCATCTTTCTGAACCATATTCCCAACAACATCGGAAGCTGGCTGACGTTGCGGAATTACGGCTTCAGCGATAGCGCGGAAGTGTTCATGTTCGCCTCGGGCGTGACCTGCGCGATCGCCTACGGTAAGGCGCACGAGCGGGGTGGATGGATGGGCGTGCTCGGCCGTACACTGCAACGTAGCTGGGACATTTACGCCGCTTTTCTGCTGCTCATTCTTGCTTGCGCCGTGGTGGTTTACCTCGCAGGCGGCGGCGGGCTTGCCGACGAGACCAATACGCGTATTCTCTTGGAACATCCGGGAGCGACGCTCGCGCAAGCGGCAATCCTGCAATACCGTCCTGTCAACACCGACGTCTTGCCTCTCTTCGTAATTTTCCATCTTTTGTTCGCGCCATTGCTGTGGCTGATGCTCCGAGTGCCGAACGTGGCGCTCGGCGCCTCGCTCTTGCTTTATGCGTCGGTGCATCTTTTCGGCTGGACCGTTCCGGCGTGGCCGAACAACGATTGGTTCTTCAATCCGCTCGCTTGGCAGTTGCTGGTTGTGCTTGGTGCGTGGTGTGTCACGGAGGGCAAGAAGTTCTGGCCGCGGTTGAGTTCACGCTTGGCGCTTGGACTTGCCGTTCTCTATCTGGGTTTCAGCCTGACTATCGCATTGGGTTGGAGCATCAGACCACCGGAGGTTCTTGTCCCACAGATCCTGACGAAGTTGCCTTACCTGGCGGGCAAATCGGACCTCGATCCTTTGCGATTGCTGCATTTTATTGCCCTTGCGATCTTGGTGGTATGGCTCGTGCCTCGCAATTGGCGAGGGCTGTCGACGCCGGCGATGCGCGGGGCGATCCGCTGCGGCGAGAACCCCTTGGCAATCTATTGCCTCGGCGTTCTGCTCGCGCTTGCCGGCCACATAGCGCTGGTCAAAATCTCAGATGAGCTTGCAATGCAGATCGCACTCAGTTTCGTCGGCATCCTGGTGATGATTGCGACTGCAACCCTGCTCAGCTCGATCAGGACCAAACCCAGGCAGCGACAACCGCTCATGACATCCGATTTCATTGCAGAGGATGCACGCCGTAACGCGTCTCCGGTCAGGCCAACAAACCGCTGA